The genome window GTACTGGAAGCTCAGCTTCTTGAAGGGGATCCGTGTTTCGATTACATAGCGAATATACTGCTCCAGCGCTTCTTTGCACACCAGCGAGCCTTTAAATCGCAATCGATTGCGGGTCAATTCCTGCTCCCGCTCGTCCTGATCGGCTTCAAAAAACAGTTGGATCGGTTTGTCGGGACTTGTAATCCTCCAGCCTTTTGGCAAGAGCGGTTTGACGAGGCGAGCTGCCCAATCGATAAACGTCGACTGCTGCACATCATCTACCCCAAGCTCAGGCAATACGTCCGATATGTATGTAAGAAACATGCGGTTTGGAGCGAACACCATGAATTTTTTGGACATCATGGAATCCTGATAATTATAGATCAGATAGGACAGCCGGTGCAGGGCAATAGTGGTTTTCCCGCTGCCCGCTACCCCCTGCACGACAATCGGCCGCTCTTTTTCCGCACGAATAATGTCATTTTGTTCGGATTGGATGGTCGCCACGATATCCTTTAGACGGCTGTCATTGGCCTGGTTCAGGTTGGCGGCCAAAAATTCATCGATGAAACCTTCCTGCAAGAAATCATCCGGATCTCCCATCTCGCGGTGTATCGTCTCTTTCACTGCGCCATCATAAATCCCGGTGATTTTTCCTTGCTCGATTGCGAAATTACGCTTTAAGGTTACTTCTCCACGGACGATTTCTCTTCCCATCCGGTAAAAGGCGTCTTTGCTCTCCCCAGAATAATAGAGGCTGGCAATCGGTGCTCTCCAGTCGACAACCACAGAGTCAAACGTATCTCCCCGCACAATTCCCCGCTTGCCGATGTAGACCTGATCCAGCTCGTACACTTCATCCTTCATAAAGTCTACCCGTCCGAAGTATGGCTTTTCACGTCCCTGGTCCTCAAGATAGCGCAGATCCTTCGACTTTTTCGAATTCACGACTTGTTTTACGTAGTCGTCGGTAGCTTCCCGAATATCCTCGCGTAATTGCGTGATTTCACTGTCAATTATCGCGATGGTGTCATCCAGCTTCTTTTGTTCCCGTTCGTATTCCCGGTGTTGGGTACTCATACCCGTCCCCCCTCTCAGTCCGTTCATTTCGCATTGCTATGTCCATTGTCGTGCCAGCCAAATACCTGCCGCACACGAAAGCAAACCAACCGTCACGCTCAGAAGCGCATACAACAACCCTCGAACAATCTGGCCATCTCCCCAAAAAGAAATGACCTCCAGAGAAAAGGTGGAGAATGTCGTAAATCCCCCCATTACCCCTGTGGCAAACAATAGATACACTTCCGGTGACAACATTCCCCGTTCTTTTCCCCATACAGACAGCAAACCAATCAGAAATGAACCCACGACGTTCGCGAGCCATGTTCCGATCGGCCACCCCGGCTGATTCGCTATCAATGAAAGACCATAGCGCATCATGGATCCGAGTGCTCCTCCTGCTGCCACCGCAATCCATGGAATCATTATGCTTTCCCTCCCATGCTCGGTTCGGAACAAAAAGACACCCTAGCTTGCAGCAAGGATGTCTTTGTTATCAATATCTGTTATCTTACTGTTTCCGACCATTTTCTTCAAGGTCTTCCACGTAACGGATGGAATCCAGGTTTGCTCTCAAAGAAAGCTTTACAGCATCGATATACTTTTGACGAAGTGCTTTTTGCTCGAGCTTTTCTTCCTCGGACAATCCGACCTCTTTTGACTTTTTCACCAGTTCATTAATGCGCTTGATTTCTGCGTCAGATACCACTACTGGTTCCTCCCCACCTGTAAGTAATGCCGCTCCATTATACCATATCCCAAGGGCGGTGCAAGCAGGTCGGGCGTCAGTGAATGGGAAGTTATTCCGGAAGCGGTATTCTCAAGGTCTGGCCAGGGTAAATCATGACACCTTCCATGTCGTTTATTTCTTTGATCGCCGCTACAAGCTCATTCACGTCCATCTTCGCTTCCTCTTGATAGCGAACAGCCAGCTTCCACAAGCTATCTCCGGCACGCACTGTGATTTCCTTTACCGGCGGAGCCACCTCTACACCAGAAGCAAACACCAGTTCGGTCAACAAATAAAAAAAGAGAGAAAAACTAATCAGAAACAATAGAGCCTGTCCTCGGGTAATGCCGAAACGAGTGCGTCGAACTACCTTCTTTTCAAAGCGATTATGTACAGTCAATACAGACATCAATATCTCCTCCTACAAACGTACGTTCTGTTCTCTTGTTACCATCATATATGGGAACGTATGTTCATGTCAACAAAAAAGATCCGAACTTATGTTTGTCGAACGCAAGATCCCATGGTATAATATAGGAAAACATGTTCGAGAAAACTGAGGTGTCTCTTATGTCAAAACTTTCGAATCGACAGCAGGCCATCATCGACTTCATCCGAAAAGAAGTCCGCGATAAAGGCTACCCACCTTCCGTACGGGAAATCGGGGAAGCAGTCGGACTTGCCTCCAGCTCTACTGTACACGGACACTTAGCTCGCTTGGAAAAGAAAGGCCTCATTCGGCGCGACCCTACCAAACCTCGTGCCATTGAGCTCTTGTCTGAGGAAGATCGCTTTCAAGATGATTTTGAAGATTCCGTTGTTCGTGTGCCCGTCATCGGGAAAGTCACTGCAGGTCAACCGATCACAGCCATTGAAGATGTCGAGGAATATTTCCCATTGCCGGAAAACATCGTAACGTCGGACAAGGTGTACATGCTCCGCGTATCCGGTAACAGTATGATCGACGCGGGAATTCTCGATGGCGACTACGTCATTGTCCGTCAGCAGCACGTTGCGAATAACGGTGATATCGTAGTGGCGATGACCGAAGAAGATGAAGCCACTGTCAAACGCTTCTTTAAAGAGAAGAATCATTTCAGACTCCAGCCGGAGAACGCCACGATGGAGCCGATCATCCTCGACGCCGTTTCGATTCTCGGTAAAGTCATCGGAGTCTATCGCTTGATTCACTAATGATTGCAAGTAAAAAGGACAGCCTCTGCTGTCCTTTTTTGCGCCTATGCCGCGATGAAAAACCAAATGATCATCGTCACCTGGAGCACGACTTTGACGACGGCACTTCCCAAAAATCCGATCAATGAGCCAAAGCCTGCCTTGATGGCTTTTTCCATCGTTTGTTTTTGCATGAAGAGTTCTACCAACACGACGAAAGCGAATGGAAGAATGATCATACCGAACGGCGGGAACAAGAAGATCCCGAGCAAAATCCCGATGATCGCCGCAAACGAAGACCACTTAGATCCCCCGTACTTTTTCACAAAATACATATTGGTCAAGAGATCTGCTCCGTACAAGAGCACACTGAGCGCAATCATCCCCCACCAAAAGGATGACGGAAGTCCCGCACCCGGATCTGCAATAAAGAAGTGATAGATCAGGAAGCCGCCCCATAGCAGGATCGTATCAGGTAATACCGGCAGAAAGATTCCGGCGATACTCAATACAAACAAAGCTACCACAATCACCCATAAAAGTATATCCACTACCCCCACTCCTCTCCCTATGGTATACGAGTCAAGCTCATTTTCGTTGCAGTCTGTTTGACAACCGACTACAATCATTTCACACCCCTATTCTATGATCGTTACCCAATTCTTCGGGACCAAAACACGATGGAGGCATCCACATGAAAAACTGGCGTGATCTCGCTTATTTGCAATCCGGCAATGCTCGCCAACAGGCTGCCTGGAATGCCATCTCGCAAATCCGGCTGATGGAATCCTTGTGTGCGTACGATCCCGTTCTCGCCGGCACAATCCCCCTGCAAATCGATGTTCCGGATAGTGATCTCGATATCATCTGCGTGAGTCATGACCTGGATCGCTTTGATGCTGATGTGCGTGCAGCATATGGCAGCATGGAAGGCTATCAGGAGAGCCGTATTCTCGTATCTGGCAAGGATTCCAGCGTCATCGGATTTTATGCACATGACTTCTGGTTTGAATTGTTCGCTCAATCTGTCCCGGTCGAACAGCAAAATGCATACCGCCATATGGTTATCGAGGATCGATTGCTCTCGATCGGCGGTGAAGAGGCTTATCGGGATATTCGAATGCTCAAAGCGAACGGCATGAAAACCGAGCCTGCCTTCGCTCACTACTTCCATATCCCAGGCAATGACCCTTATCAGGCACTTTTGGAGCTAGAGCGCTACCATACGGAAGAGCTTACGTCCTACATTCTCCTCTTCCAAGAGAAAAACCAGTCCAGATAATGCTTGCCGGACTGGTTCCTCCTTATCAGGTGCCTTGCAGCATGCTACTCCACTCGCAGGCCAATGCTTTTCTCTCCAAAGGAGACTCTCTCCATCGGGTTGCCGGCTTCATATCGGACCTGGTCAAGAAGCACATGGCTCCTCAATACATGATCAAATTGCTCCAGCGCTGCTTTCACCTGCGCATCTACATCCAACGTAAGGGTAATGCGCTTTT of Brevibacillus choshinensis contains these proteins:
- the crcB gene encoding fluoride efflux transporter CrcB codes for the protein MIPWIAVAAGGALGSMMRYGLSLIANQPGWPIGTWLANVVGSFLIGLLSVWGKERGMLSPEVYLLFATGVMGGFTTFSTFSLEVISFWGDGQIVRGLLYALLSVTVGLLSCAAGIWLARQWT
- a CDS encoding DUF896 domain-containing protein yields the protein MVSDAEIKRINELVKKSKEVGLSEEEKLEQKALRQKYIDAVKLSLRANLDSIRYVEDLEENGRKQ
- the yneA gene encoding cell division suppressor protein YneA — protein: MSVLTVHNRFEKKVVRRTRFGITRGQALLFLISFSLFFYLLTELVFASGVEVAPPVKEITVRAGDSLWKLAVRYQEEAKMDVNELVAAIKEINDMEGVMIYPGQTLRIPLPE
- the lexA gene encoding transcriptional repressor LexA, which encodes MSKLSNRQQAIIDFIRKEVRDKGYPPSVREIGEAVGLASSSTVHGHLARLEKKGLIRRDPTKPRAIELLSEEDRFQDDFEDSVVRVPVIGKVTAGQPITAIEDVEEYFPLPENIVTSDKVYMLRVSGNSMIDAGILDGDYVIVRQQHVANNGDIVVAMTEEDEATVKRFFKEKNHFRLQPENATMEPIILDAVSILGKVIGVYRLIH
- a CDS encoding DUF456 domain-containing protein, translating into MDILLWVIVVALFVLSIAGIFLPVLPDTILLWGGFLIYHFFIADPGAGLPSSFWWGMIALSVLLYGADLLTNMYFVKKYGGSKWSSFAAIIGILLGIFLFPPFGMIILPFAFVVLVELFMQKQTMEKAIKAGFGSLIGFLGSAVVKVVLQVTMIIWFFIAA
- a CDS encoding DUF4269 domain-containing protein, whose translation is MKNWRDLAYLQSGNARQQAAWNAISQIRLMESLCAYDPVLAGTIPLQIDVPDSDLDIICVSHDLDRFDADVRAAYGSMEGYQESRILVSGKDSSVIGFYAHDFWFELFAQSVPVEQQNAYRHMVIEDRLLSIGGEEAYRDIRMLKANGMKTEPAFAHYFHIPGNDPYQALLELERYHTEELTSYILLFQEKNQSR